The Cygnus atratus isolate AKBS03 ecotype Queensland, Australia chromosome 17, CAtr_DNAZoo_HiC_assembly, whole genome shotgun sequence sequence aaaaagacTTGCAGCTTGCCATGGAGCTGTCTGTCCGAGAGCAGGAAGAACGGGAGAAGCAACGCCGTGAAGAGGAAGATGCAGAGCTTCAGCAAGTTTTACGGCTTTCTCTCGTGGAAAAGTAACTCCTTAGTGATCTCCTGAAATAAGGATGACCAAATTTGTGTAAAACTGAAAGCTTTCAGAGCTCTCAGTCTGAAGACCACTCCTCGATTGCTTAAGTAAAGATTTCACCTGCCGCCTTagttatcatcatcatcagctACAACAGctgttctttattattattcttatttttgagGGAGTTTCAGAACATGGGCATCCGCGTTTGGCTGCCCAACTGTGCAGCCTTAGCTATGAAGTAAGTTTTTACCTACGCATATTTATTGAAGAGCAGGTGGAAACTTTGCTTAGCATCAGGATTTAAGATTGCAGTAAAGTTTGAAAACCTGATTTATGGGGAGTTCAAGAGGGAAACTTCATTACTTACCAAAGAAATACTCATCTGCTTAGTCACTTCTGAATAATTCAAAGCCATTGTCTCTTCCTTCCACTTGTTATGTGGAGGAGTATCTATATGCATTTTCACACACGTACACCTACAGTAGCTTCTCATGCTGACGGTATACCATGctgacagatatttttctgttagttttgtttatatgtgattttttttcttctctagttACCGAGATTTTTATCATGTGCTCCTGCTTAAGAGGAATAATTTTATACTTGAACAGCTAATCCAAGCTCAAGGTTAAACCAGTGCTTTCTGGAAATAGGACAAAACAAGTAGCCAGTAAAATTTTAGATCCTAAAATGGGACCATCTGCCTAGTAAAGTAGCAGTTTCTGCAGTGATTCAAAACCAGCTAGCTCCCATAGTCAGAGGGCAGCAAGAAAATAAGTGATAGATCCAGGTGCTTCTTGAGATCACTCCGTGTGTGTGCATGCGCATGTGTGCGTGCCTGTATATGGGTGCTAACTTCAAATAGGAGAAACTTCAGGTGAAATTTTAATGTATACTTATTGGAAGATGAGTTTTAATTTTGTCATCTGAAAGGGAAAtgtgtgttgctttttaaaatccaaatgctTATCCTTCATgtgaatacatatatttttttatgagtctttttattgattttagaACAAGCCAGCATGACTCCGCTCATTGAAATGGTATTTTAACaattccaaaatacattttaaccaGCTTTCCTCAGGTCTTTACACGTAGGGTATATTCATAGCTATTTTATCTGCACTTCTGTCAGTGTTTACAGTACTTACACTGTGACTCTCGAGTGCACTCCACAAGTACACAATGTATGTACGTCCACAGGAAAGCCTTATAGTAGTTACATGTGAGCAATACTCCTCAGTTCTGGCTGGCAGAAGGGTGAAAAACCTATGGTACATAGGGTCTGATCTTGCTACCTAATCCTGCACTTACTCCTTGAGCAAAACAGGGCAGTTCTGTGTGACCAACGATTAACTAGTTTAAAATCACTCTAAAATAGACTTGATCTTAACTAGGGAGATGGTTGGTAACTTAGAACTCCATTTTAAACCAATAATCCATTGTTTTATGTAGCGGGCAATTAAAATTCAGTGTACACTAGAACTGGTATATCTGCACCATATTTGTTTAATGATACAGCTTGCAACCATAAATAGCTTATTTGGTGTCTGCAGGAATGCTGAATGCGACTGTCTTGCACAGGGGCAGTGGTCTGTGTTGGAACCGCGTCTTTACAAAGAGGATTACTGTGACTTTCTCAATtgcagaagagggaaaaagccTTGCCTTGAGCTCTTGACAAAGTCACGAGGTAGAAGGTgaaattatgtttgttttttttccttcagcgGAAATAAAGAGTGCTGTTGCCTTTGTAAGAGCATCTGTctgatgttgcttttttttctatgaagtatttcaaaggttacaaggaaaaataatatttcaagcTGATTTCCTTTGTTCTGTATGTCGTAAACTGAAGACCGAGCTGTTTCAGTTCAGGTTTTGTTACATTCCTTCTTCTCTggctggcatttaaaaaaaaaataattctgtgacATTTCCATCTTGCCTTCTAAAACAGAAGGTTCCTCTTTCTTAGTATAGGTGCTGTTTTTCTTAACCCCTGCCTCACATCTTACAGCATGGGTAAAAATCACCCCTGAGCCTCTGTGCAGTATCTTTACGTTACTTTCTTCCAGGGCATACAATGCTACACTACACACgctagtatttttttctaccatgGTAGCTAGACCCTGTTTTAACAATTATCCTTATCTGcctttttattatgtttatgTACTTTAGAGATGACACTatcaaaaatagttttgatttAGCTTAAAACAGACACACAGTCCCTGGaatgtttctgatgttttcagCCAGCCTTTGAGTCTCCCTATTCTCAAAACAGGGatcaataaaatactttaagtaAATGAAAGGCAGTGTGGTTCACAATTACTACTCACAAAAAAGTACATACAGGAACTAGAGACAGGAAAAGATCAGCAGAGGATTACATagcatatttaataataatgttgAGACTGCCACACAACAACCCCCTCTGCCAACTTCCTTTTTCCAAGGACACTCAGACTTTTTAGGAAAGCAGAAACTTGGTTACAAATAGCTGTAGTTTTGTTCTGAACCTATAACGAGCTTTTACATACCATCATTTAAAGGTCTTTAAACTGATACTTTCCACGGTGTCTGTGCTGTTTGTCtggaagtaaaacatttttgtgcttttggaCTGTCGTTTCAAGTAGCGAGGTTATTTTACACTAATTCATGATGCGCTTAATTTGGCGATCCTTCTAACAGCTTTGGCTGGGTTTTGATTCTAGATAATATCTTTGTAGCTGCAGTAGATGCTGCTAACAGGTAAGGTTCAGTTAGCTGCACTACGGCTGCAGGACTAGCTTTCACTTTCAATTCACTTTATCAGTTCCTCACCACCGAGCATCCACAAGACAGGGGCTTCACACAGCTCCTAGAATCACACTGCTGTTCCCTTACAGTTCTTACCCCTCTATTAACTGCAAGTTCAGCAGATGGTAGGAAGGGGGATTGCCTCAGCCTTTCATCCAGCTACAGCAGAGTTAATAACAAGCAGGACATCTGTGAATAAATAAAGGAGTCCTGGATTGTTTACTTagctttttatttgtacagAGAGACATAGCAGGGAGCGAAGAATGAATGCAAACAGGAACACTGCTCTAGGGAACGCGGAGCTGTAGCTACGAGCTACACCATTCTCCTCCACCCGTGAACAGCACATGACTATAGACAAAGCTCTACAACAACTGAAGgactgaggggaaaaacaacagtgaTATAGGATTCTGCAACCATGAAAGCAAAagatcagaaagaaatattacagtTAGCTTGCTCCCTCACTCGTGTTTCACTTGGATTAGAAACGAGATCTGTCCTAGGCTGGCCTCATTTAGTAACGTAACAGCAGCAGTAAAGAAAATCCCCGCTTCCAAGAGGAGCCAGTGTCCTTTGAGACtaacagcagaaaacatcagATGCAGCACAAGGTTTTAGAGAGTTGGTCAACACATTTGCTCTGGaagtaaagttttaaaatactgaaataaattactaGCCCAAACCCCCTATGTTAAATATCAAAGTAATACTTCATAAGCAAAATCCAGTTACTACTCACAGcagtgcaaaacaaaatagcagCATCCATATGCAAGTGTGATTTCAGTGTAAACACTTGAATTTGTTGCCAGAAATGCATAGAACGGATCTGTGCAGCCTAAGCACGAAGCGCTTCCAGAgagctggagcccagcagcctCGTGCTCCGGCTCCGCTTGCTGCGGACACCGGGGGTTCCCCGACCGCCAGCCAACACCCACCCAGGAGTGCATCTCCCACGGGGGGCGAGGGCTGGGGAGCCACGGGTTcacccaggctgctgcagagctgccggTGGCTAGGACAGGCCTGGTGCGATCATCCAGGCCAGCCTCTGCTCGTgtctcagtgctgctgcccagaggtGAGCTCGCTCCTGACCCACGCAGCCACCGGCGCTCGCTGGGCTTTGGTCCTCGAGCCTTCTGGAAGGCAGCACCGAGGCGCTTCCAGTGCGGCCTTCGAGCAAGGAGCCGAGTTCACaccagacaaaaaaaacctgatGCAGTGTGAGCTGATGGCCGGGCGGCGATGCCAAGCGGTGCCCTCCTGGGCAGCGATCGCAGCGGGCACGGGGCTCCCATCCCTCGCCGGACACCATCTGGAGACGCGGGCGCTCCACCACCGGTTCCACTGGTTGTGCCGAAGCCAAGGGCGTGAATCCCGGAGCCAGGTGGGGCCGCGCACACGACGCCGGGGCCGCTACCGCCTGCGGACGGGCTTGTAGACGCAGACGGCCACGAGGACGATGGTGAGCAGCAGCGCGCTGAGGatgctgcccagcagcactgcgAGGGAGGCGACAGGTTACGCtccgagccccccgccccgctcgcTCCGATTTTCCCCTTTATCGCCTTATTTCCTCTCCGCCCTTTAATTCGGTTCTGTCTTCGCCACCCTCCCGCCCGCTCCTTACCCAggttctgcttctgcagcacgGCGTACGGCCGGCTGCGCTCCGCCGGGGCCAGGGCCGCCAGCACGGCCAGcgcccagccccgcagcgccgACAGCGGCATCCTGAGacccccgcccggcccggcacggcccggcccggcacggcccggcccggctcggcacggACCCgaacggaacggaacggaacggaacggCCCGGAACGGCCCCGCCTTTGTGCgcccgccgggcccggcccggctccgcCTCTTCCTGCCGGGGGGGGACCGGAGCGGGGCGGGGTAGGGccgtgccccagccccgtgaccccccccccccggtcctgTGCCCCCCTCCCAGTTCTGTGCCCCCCAGGTCCCGTTCCCCCGTttgtccccagccccatgcgGCCCAGCCCCGTGTGCTCTGGTCCTGTGCCCCCCGGTCCcgtgctcccccagccccgtttgtccccagccccctgtgcccccccccccccacccttgTGCCCCCATCTCTTGGCTGCACGCCGCCGGGGGTCGCAGTCCCTGGGGGCGCCTTCTCCCTGCCCGGGCCGGACACGGGCCCCAGAAGCCTCCAAAGGGAGCCCAGAGCAGTGGGGGCCAAGACCCAGGGGCTGGTGGCCAGGGCAGAGCCAGGCGGCACCACCGGTACCGCTCCTGTTAAACCACGACGTGTGGTGGGGTCcttggggtgctgcagggagccagggGTCCCAGCGAGGGGTCTGACCAAGGGGTCCAAGCAAGGGGTCTGACCGAGGGGTCTGACCAGGAGCGGGTGCGTGGTCAGCCATGACCAGCGATGTGCTACAGGGAGCCGTGGTTCACCTCCAAAATGGAGGTTGGGGAAGGAATGGACCCCACAGACCCCAAAACCACTCAGCCTCGCTCACAGCCGgggctttcttttctctttggaagGGGACAGACACATCGGGCAGCAGCGGAGCGCCCGCCACGCCGCGCTGGCTCCGGAGGCTCCCTGGCACCACGATGCTCGCAGGTGACACAGCAAGGACAGGCACGGGGCCGGTTTGCTGTGAGGACGGCGATGGCAGCTTCTCTTCTGTCTGCCCGATCGCTTTGTTGCATGGAACTGAAGCCGAAGAGCAGCCTCTGCGCCCCCTGGTTGTGCCGCCGGGCTACGGGACCGGTGACATGCGCACCGCCTTGGCCTGGGCGTCTCGTGCTGTCTTCTCCGGCCGAACGCAGATGGCGAGGCGCTGCAGGGTGGAAGAgggcagagagaaaagggaacagGTTTCCTTCCCGCAGCAGgacctcctgccctgctcagcGGGAGCTGGTGCTCTCCATTTGTGCCCCCCACCTGCCCCCATGGCCCCAGGCTGGGGTGTCCCACAAATGGGTGGAGGGATGACACCTGGGGACAGTGTCTTGGCTCCAGGGCCACGCTGATGTAGCTCTGACCTGCTTGAGAGACCCCGGCGTCCAGACCAGCTTGTACACCATGTAGACGGGGATGCAGACGAAGGAGGATGCCCCTACGAGGTGCCCCACCGAGGTGCTCCACACCGGGTACTGGTAGCCGAAGAGCACCAGGggaggctgctccagcagggagcTGACGACGATGAACTGCAACAGCCGAAGAGAGCCCGTTTGGGAGCGatgcctggggctggagcagggctggagcagggctggacgTCCCACAGCACCCaagcagccctggcagctcccCAACCCCAGCACAAGCACTGGGGCTGAGCGCCCTCCGTCCAACAAACCCTGCTGGGACAGCACCCATCAGGGGCTGCGCGTCCCCATGCTGAAATGGAGCCATTTGCTGTCTGCTCCGACTGCAATAGTTTTCTCTTAATAACCTAGGCAAAGCACTTAGAGCCATAATTAATCCCTGCAaagcctctcctcctgcagatCTGGCGAGATCAGACCCCTCTGTGCCTCGCTGGCGGCAGCCTTTGAAGCGCGGGGGCTGGCATTTCAAAGGGGACCGATCCAGCCGGGTGCTGCGGTGCTGTCAGCGTGGCCGTGCCCAGGTGGGACGCTGCGGACCGGGCTGGTAGTGGTTGCCTTTTTCAAACGGGGCTGCATTTAGTGCCCGTGTGAGcaccccagctgctggctccGAGCTTTgcccaggagcacagcagcagaaggggcTGGAAAATGTACCtttagctcatttttttttagctgaacCCACTGCGGGCAGCCTGATGTCTCACCCGTGGTGCCatggctggagcagcagctcggGGAGAGCATCTCCCTCGCTGGGCACCCGAGGGGAGGTGGCAGCTCAGCATCGCGCTCAGGCCGCGGGTACTCACCGCCAGCAAGGCCGGGCTGATGGCGGCCCAGCACACCTTCCAGAACAGCCCCGGGGCGAAGCCCAGCATGGCTTTCACGTCGTGGGAGAACCTCTGGATGCCTGCCGGAGGACGGAGCCATCTCTGCGTGAGGCGGCTGCAGCGAGGGGGCCCAGAGCCCGGCACGGTGCTCAGCCCCATCACAGCCTCGCCAGGAGCCGCACGCCTGCCCCCAAGCCCCCTGGCATCCACTCGCGTGTGTAAGGTGAAGCACCCGTGCGGTGCCTGCGGGTTTCCAGGTGCTTTGTAGCAGAGGCAGGCTCTCACCATAAAACCAGGACACGGCTATCGTTTCCAGCAGCACCACCGCCAGGATCGAGCAGCCCGCGCCGAACTCCTCCAGCAGCTTCACCACGTAGGCGCCGCCCTGCAGCAACACCGGGGGTGGCGGCTCGCCTGAAATGGGCAGCGGTGGGCACGTCCCCGCGCTCGGTTACAGGGACAAATCTGGCTGAGCAAAAAACAAACggcccccagcctgccccgAGCCGTACTCACGTAGGTGAGGGTGCTCAGGGAGCCCAGGAAGCAGACTGTGATGAGGCCGAGGACAAAGAGCTCCCTGCGCTTGGCCAGGACCTGGGGGTACTCGTCCATCACGGCCGTGATCACTGCCTCCAGGCCCCCAAACTGCCCAGGAAACGCTGGGGTGAGGCGGGGGAACGAGACACAGCAAATCtgctccccctgtcccccctgGTGCTGCCGCGCATCGTGGAGGCGCCTACCGTGCTGTCCAGCCCCAGCGTTATCATCATCAGGAAGAAGATGATGGCGAAGAAGGTGGAGCCCACCATGTTGGCGATGGCTTCGGGGTAGGTGATGAAAAGCAGGCTGGGACCTAGGAGGGGAGGCGggtttgctttgcctttccccCGGCTGCTCTGGCACAGCCGTGGGTGCCGGTAGCGGTGGGAACGGACGTGGGGGGGATGCTCCAAAGCACCTCGCTGCCCTCCACGCCCAGCCCCAGtaccccagcaccccccaggtGCTCAgggacccccagccccggcGGGCACATGGAGCCCTGGGCACTGTagggcagagcaggacagggcactggagctggaggaggcaaACCTTTGTCTCTGGCTACGTCCTCCACCTCCACGTCCCTCATCTCGGCCATGTAGCCCAGCACGGTGAAGATGACGAAGCCTGAGAGGAAGCTGGTGAGGCAGTTCACCATGCTGGTGACGAGCGCGTCCCTGGAAGGCAGAAAGCAGGGAGACGTCCTGTGGCAGGACCCTCCTGCAGCGCCGCCGGGCCCGTGTCCCGGCCACGCACACCCAAACTGTTGGTGAAACGGGCAGAAATGCtccggcggggcccggggctcTGCTGCGCCGTGCTGGCGAGCCCCACGCCCGTGCCTCATCCCGCAGCGGGTGCTCACCGGTAGCAGTTGTTGTGGAAGTGGTTGTAACTGGCCAGAGCCAGAAGGACACCGAATCCTGGGcccaaggagaagaaaatctgcGCAGCAGCATCGACCCAGACCTGGCAGGAGAACCAACAGGAGGGCTGGAGGCCAGGCAggggccccacagccccacggcACACCCACCCCACAGCGCAGGGACGTGTCCATGCTGCCAAGCCTCTCTCGTGCCCGtggctccttcccctgccccgtCCCTTGGGGTGCCCAGGTCGGAGGCAGCAAGGTTTCCCCTGGGACccatgcagcagcaggatgaggcAATGGCACCGGTGGTTCCCCAGCCCCCAAGGGGGGATGAAGCCAGGGGAGCCCCCAAGCTCCTGTGCCCAGTCCAGGCAGCTTCAGCGCCGACAGCACAGCCCTGATTATCTTTAATGAGACTTTTCAAGCGCTGCCTGGTAATTACCCACAGGAAGCCTATTGTCGAGCCGGGGCGAGAACACGGGCACGAACAAACGGCGGGGGCAATGAGATGGGTGATTCAATCAGAGATTTACATTTCCAAGAGCCTGTCCAGGGCACCTCACCCCTGTGAGAGCAGcgggcaggaggtgggggggtgTCTGTGTGCATCGCGTCCCCCCGCACTCACCGCCGTGCTCAGGAGCTTGCCCCAGTCCGGGCGCAGGTAGAAGAGCACCCCTCTCCAGGCGCCGGGCAGGGTGGCCCCGCGGACCAGCAGGACGAGGAGGACGAGGTAGGGCAGCGTGGCCGTCACCCACACCACCTGCAGCGGAGGCGGCCGTCAGCCCACCAGCGCCCGCACCGCTTGCACCGGGCACTGCCCCGAAGGCCATGCCCCGAATTTAGGCAGCCGGCTGAGCTGCCGGGCACGCGCTGTGCTCCATCCCTGCTGCGTGGCCCCACCACGgaggggatgctgctggccccagggagcccagggctgggcagcgcCGGCGCGGAGCCCTCTCACCTTGCCGGAGGTTTTCACCCCTTTCCACAGGCTGAAGTAGACGATGgtgaagatgaggaagaggcagaggagcagctgccagCGGATCCCCCCCACATCGTACAGACCGCCGGACTTCTGGATCTCCAGGACCTTCCTCCTGTGGCCAGGCAGGGTCTCAGGCGCCGCTGGCTCTGCATGTGGGCGCGCTGGCAGCGGgctggcagccccacagccccctctgCCCCGGAGCAGGGGTCGTGAGCACCCCAAGAGCATCCCCGCGCGATGGCCACTGGTGGTTGCACAcctggtcctgggcaccctgctccaGGACCCCACGCAGCAGAGCCGAGTGCCTCCACGGGGATGTGCCCCAGCTCAAACCCATTATCTGCACATGGGCACTTACGTATAAAACTCCTCGGCGGGGGACCTGGAGAAGTTGGTCCAAGTCACGTTGCTCCTTCCGAAGTAGTTGGTGCAGTTGGGGGTGTTCCAGGGGTTGTCGCAGCTCGCCCAGGGCAGGGTGCCCGAGAAGGACGAGTAGAAGTAATAGAGAGCCCAGGCGATGATGGTGTTGTAGTAGAAGGAGACGTAGAGGCCAATGATGCAGATGGCAAAGCCGATGcctggggagagaaggggacaGGCTCCCGCTGCCTGGGCTGGCCGAGCAGCTCCCTGTGCCCAGGGCAGACCCGGGCTGGCCCCACACTTTCTGCGTGACCACCTCTCACCTTTGAAGATGGGGCAGATGCGCTTCCAGATGGGGATGGCGCCTGTCCTGTGGAACTGCCCCAGGGCCAGCTCCATGTAGAAGAGCGGCACCCCTCCGAAAACAGCCATCAGCGTGTAGGGGATGAGGAAGGCGCCTGTGGGGCGAGGAGCAGAGCGGGGTGACCACCACGGCCCCGTGCCAGCCGGCGAGTGTGCGCGGGGACACGTCACGGGGGATCCTGGATGTGTGGTTCGGACACGTGCCTCTCGGAGGCTCTGCAAACCCCTCGGGACGCCCCACAGAGAGCGGCTCGTGGGTGGGAGCGGGGACGCTCAGGTCGCCCCGTGGTGCTGCGGGCAGCACGAGCCAGCAGGGTGCAAGGGATGGGGCACCACGCACCTCTCGGGTCTCAAAGAGTTTTGGAGAAATCCTGCTGAATATGCATTGTCACCCTGAGATACGAGTAATTAATGCTGTGATCTGCATTATTCATACCAACGCCATCTATACCGGGGCTGCGCCTGCACCCAGTGGACTTTTaggggctggagctgagctcGTCAGGAGAGCCCAGCCGGGATTAGTTAATTGAACCCCCACGGCTGCTCTCTCCGTATgctggggggacacggggctgtgGTACCTCCGCAGCTGGAGCCCCGACCTCCAGGAGCGCCGGCCTCCTCTGGGCGTGCTGCTTGATCCTCACCTTGCTGCGTGCTTAGGGAAGGCATCTCGCCAGCCACATCATCGACAAGTGGCTGAAGTTTGCCTCCAGCCCCAGAGGAGCAAATCCCAAATAACTGTGCTTCCACGGGGGCGCCTGCCATCCACGCTGTAGCCTTGAGTGTGGTACTAATTATCTCCTCCTAGTTTTCCCAGGCACCAGAGGATGCTACCCGAGTGCAGACTTTGGCAACGAAATCCACTGTGCTTTGGCAAATAGCACAAAATTTTCATTCCTCATTTATAATTTCTATGCAAGGGGAAATTATTGTCATTCCAGTCTGCTTAAAGCAGACTTATCGTATTTCCAGTCTGTTTAAACCAATTTGTTTAGTTGTCACTTACTCAATGTTTTTCCTGCATGGAGCTTTTGCACCTAAACTTTCCGGGCTGTGTGCTTGCAAACGCAGGGCTCACCCCAGGGTCCAGCACAGCTCGGGCCGGGGATGTCAGCAGGATTATTTTAAAACGCCAGCCACCGGAAGGGTTGCTTGCACCAGATCACACGATCGGATCAGCAAGTGCATGAACCTCCCACCCCAAATTTACAGCTTCACCAGTTTGGACCAGGTCGCTTTGCTCTCGCTGCCCCTGGTGCTGCGAAGTGCCCGGTGCCTGCGGCCGTCCCGCAGCAGGGAGCCGACACCGCTGATCCCACCGGGAAGGGCACGAATGACACCGGGAGAGGGGTGAATGGAAGAGGGCTTTTAAGGGAAAAAGACgcagagcagaaaggagacAGATGCGAGGAGAAGTTGGGTCGGTCTCTGCGCTGCCCTCTCCAAAGAGGAGCAGCTAGAGACCaacaaagacaagaaacagCGAGTTTTCAGCATCCGAAAGAGGACagacagatttcttttcccccaaaagcAGATGTAAGCAGCCCTAGCAGCATCCTTACCCCCTCCGTTCTGGTAGCAGATGTAAGGGAACCGCCACACGTTGCCCAGATCGACGGCAAATCCAACGACCGAGAGGAGGAAATCCATTTTTTTGCTCCACT is a genomic window containing:
- the C17H12orf76 gene encoding uncharacterized protein C12orf76 homolog, with the translated sequence MPLSALRGWALAVLAALAPAERSRPYAVLQKQNLVLLGSILSALLLTIVLVAVCVYKPVRRR
- the LOC118257576 gene encoding sodium-dependent serotonin transporter-like, with the protein product MGEQPCPAPASPPGQDGGPGASPAPPVHPRDKWSKKMDFLLSVVGFAVDLGNVWRFPYICYQNGGGAFLIPYTLMAVFGGVPLFYMELALGQFHRTGAIPIWKRICPIFKGIGFAICIIGLYVSFYYNTIIAWALYYFYSSFSGTLPWASCDNPWNTPNCTNYFGRSNVTWTNFSRSPAEEFYTRKVLEIQKSGGLYDVGGIRWQLLLCLFLIFTIVYFSLWKGVKTSGKVVWVTATLPYLVLLVLLVRGATLPGAWRGVLFYLRPDWGKLLSTAVWVDAAAQIFFSLGPGFGVLLALASYNHFHNNCYRDALVTSMVNCLTSFLSGFVIFTVLGYMAEMRDVEVEDVARDKGPSLLFITYPEAIANMVGSTFFAIIFFLMMITLGLDSTFGGLEAVITAVMDEYPQVLAKRRELFVLGLITVCFLGSLSTLTYGGAYVVKLLEEFGAGCSILAVVLLETIAVSWFYGIQRFSHDVKAMLGFAPGLFWKVCWAAISPALLAFIVVSSLLEQPPLVLFGYQYPVWSTSVGHLVGASSFVCIPVYMVYKLVWTPGSLKQRLAICVRPEKTARDAQAKAVRMSPVP